In Desulfonatronum thioautotrophicum, a genomic segment contains:
- a CDS encoding DUF2442 domain-containing protein: MILHVTEAKYIEEYKVQVSFNNGRRGIADLSNALRGSAFESLKDKSVFSSLRVDEELATIVWPNGADLAPEYIYFQAFKDDPSLQEQFRAWGYA, from the coding sequence GTGATCCTTCATGTTACGGAAGCGAAATATATTGAAGAATACAAGGTACAGGTCTCGTTTAATAATGGCCGGAGAGGAATTGCCGACCTGTCGAATGCACTAAGAGGATCAGCCTTTGAGTCTTTGAAAGATAAGTCCGTATTCTCCTCACTCAGAGTTGATGAAGAACTGGCAACAATCGTCTGGCCGAACGGAGCCGACCTTGCCCCTGAATATATTTATTTTCAGGCATTTAAAGACGACCCATCTCTTCAGGAACAATTTAGGGCGTGGGGTTATGCTTGA
- the hypE gene encoding hydrogenase expression/formation protein HypE: MTTPRLLLDTGSGGKASHRLIKDVFLKHFSNDVLDRLDDAALIQASGPLAMSTDSFTVTPLIFPGGDIGSLAVNGTVNDVAMLGARPLYLSCAFILEEGLELDVLEQVVRSTAQAAKLAGVKIVTGDTKVVPKGAVDRMFINTTGIGEILAQPCPQGHRAAPGDAILVSGTMGDHGLTILATREGLSFEAPIQSDCAGLNHLIAKLLTAIPEIHVLRDPTRGGLATTLNEIAGQSGVQCLIREEAVPVNPVVAAGCSFLGLDPLYLANEGKLICILPAQYAEQALEIMRRDEFGADAAHIGDIQADHPGRVVLQTPLGGRRLLDMLEGEQLPRIC, encoded by the coding sequence ATGACCACCCCACGACTCCTCCTCGACACCGGCAGCGGCGGCAAGGCTTCGCATCGTTTGATCAAGGACGTGTTTCTGAAGCATTTCAGCAACGACGTTCTGGACCGGCTGGACGACGCGGCCTTGATTCAGGCCTCCGGCCCCTTGGCCATGAGCACGGACAGCTTCACCGTCACTCCGCTCATTTTTCCCGGCGGGGACATTGGCTCCCTGGCCGTGAACGGGACGGTCAACGACGTGGCCATGCTCGGGGCGCGGCCGCTCTATTTGAGTTGCGCGTTTATTCTGGAAGAAGGGTTGGAGCTGGACGTGCTGGAGCAGGTGGTCCGGTCAACGGCGCAGGCCGCGAAGCTGGCCGGGGTAAAGATTGTCACCGGGGACACCAAGGTGGTGCCCAAGGGCGCGGTGGACAGGATGTTCATCAACACCACGGGGATCGGCGAAATACTGGCGCAGCCCTGCCCCCAGGGCCACCGGGCAGCGCCGGGCGACGCGATCCTGGTCAGCGGGACCATGGGCGATCACGGGCTGACCATCCTTGCCACTCGGGAAGGCTTGAGCTTCGAGGCCCCGATCCAGAGCGACTGCGCCGGTTTGAACCACCTCATCGCCAAGCTGTTGACCGCCATCCCGGAGATACACGTCCTGCGCGACCCCACACGGGGCGGCCTGGCCACCACGCTCAACGAAATCGCCGGGCAGTCCGGTGTGCAGTGTCTGATTCGCGAGGAAGCCGTGCCTGTGAACCCGGTGGTGGCCGCAGGCTGCTCCTTCCTTGGCCTGGACCCGCTCTATTTGGCCAACGAGGGCAAGCTGATCTGCATCCTCCCAGCCCAATACGCCGAACAGGCCCTGGAGATCATGCGCCGGGACGAATTCGGTGCCGACGCCGCCCACATCGGCGACATCCAGGCTGACCACCCTGGCCGGGTAGTCCTGCAAACTCCACTCGGCGGTCGCCGCCTGCTGGACATGCTCGAAGGCGAGCAACTGCCGCGGATTTGTTAG
- a CDS encoding nucleotidyltransferase domain-containing protein: MKESQTIKEILAERLRTIDPKMVVLFGSHAHGTPGQDSDFDVYVVTKDQFIPKNYQEKRQLVRKVSKPIQDIRQKVSIDLLVHTEPMSELFFSHNTSFAREIRANGLFLL, from the coding sequence ATGAAAGAATCACAAACAATTAAAGAAATACTTGCTGAAAGGCTCCGTACCATCGACCCCAAGATGGTTGTCCTTTTCGGAAGTCATGCCCATGGAACTCCCGGCCAGGACAGCGACTTTGATGTCTATGTCGTGACCAAGGACCAGTTTATTCCCAAGAATTATCAGGAAAAAAGGCAACTAGTCAGAAAAGTCTCCAAGCCGATCCAGGATATTCGCCAAAAAGTCAGCATTGACCTGCTGGTCCACACCGAGCCCATGAGTGAGCTTTTTTTCTCGCATAACACCTCGTTTGCAAGAGAAATCCGAGCAAATGGGCTTTTTTTATTATGA
- a CDS encoding DUF4160 domain-containing protein: MPIISRFLGIIIAMYWDDHIPPHFHAKYSGYEITVDIHTGVVEGKFPKRALHHVLEWYELHKDELINNWELCQSKEQPKPIEPLE, encoded by the coding sequence ATGCCGATAATCAGTAGATTCCTTGGAATCATCATAGCGATGTACTGGGATGATCATATTCCACCACATTTTCATGCAAAATATTCTGGATATGAAATTACTGTAGATATCCACACAGGAGTAGTTGAAGGAAAGTTTCCTAAACGAGCACTTCACCATGTCCTGGAATGGTACGAACTTCACAAAGATGAACTGATCAACAACTGGGAGCTTTGCCAAAGCAAGGAACAACCGAAGCCCATAGAGCCGCTGGAGTAA
- a CDS encoding ABC transporter ATP-binding protein has protein sequence MLVLKNVDVFYGRVHAIRRVSLHVNQGEVVALIGGNGAGKTTLLTTISGLLRAKGGGLTFEGREITRERPERIVAAGISQVPERRLVFKPMSVEDNLLLGAYQRYSLKNKAAIRKDIQEIYEMFPVLEQRKDQPAGNLSGGEQQMLAIGRALMAKPRMLLLDEPGMGLAPALSQMIFRHVAELRDAFGLTVLLVEQNAKSALKIADRGYVLETGRIILQGPSDELLLNRDVQRAYLGRDVEVE, from the coding sequence ATGCTCGTTCTCAAAAATGTTGATGTCTTTTACGGTCGGGTGCATGCCATTCGGCGGGTTTCCCTGCATGTGAATCAGGGGGAGGTCGTGGCCTTGATTGGGGGTAACGGGGCTGGGAAGACCACCTTGTTGACCACCATTTCCGGGCTGTTGCGGGCCAAGGGAGGCGGCTTGACCTTCGAGGGCCGGGAGATCACCCGGGAGCGTCCGGAACGGATCGTGGCCGCGGGGATTTCCCAAGTGCCGGAGCGACGTCTGGTGTTCAAGCCCATGAGCGTGGAGGACAACCTGCTTCTGGGCGCGTACCAGCGCTACAGCCTGAAGAACAAGGCCGCGATCCGCAAGGATATCCAGGAGATTTACGAGATGTTTCCGGTCCTGGAGCAGCGCAAGGATCAGCCGGCAGGAAATCTGTCCGGCGGGGAGCAGCAGATGCTGGCCATTGGCCGGGCCCTGATGGCCAAGCCCCGGATGCTGCTTCTGGACGAACCGGGCATGGGCTTGGCTCCGGCCCTGTCTCAGATGATCTTTCGTCATGTGGCCGAGTTGCGCGACGCCTTCGGCCTGACCGTGTTATTGGTGGAGCAAAACGCCAAGAGCGCTTTGAAGATCGCGGATCGGGGCTATGTGTTGGAAACTGGGCGGATCATCCTGCAGGGGCCGTCCGATGAGTTGCTGCTGAACCGGGATGTCCAACGCGCCTATCTGGGGCGGGATGTGGAGGTGGAGTGA
- a CDS encoding addiction module protein: MMNLDIAKMTVPERIQAMEQLWDSLSLQEHEIESPQWHWDVLDERVRKIENGTAEFISLDELASLKK, from the coding sequence ATGATGAATTTGGATATCGCGAAAATGACAGTTCCGGAGAGAATCCAAGCCATGGAACAACTTTGGGATTCTTTGTCACTCCAGGAGCACGAGATCGAATCTCCGCAATGGCATTGGGATGTTCTCGACGAAAGAGTCCGGAAAATTGAGAACGGAACCGCCGAGTTTATCAGCCTTGATGAGCTCGCAAGCCTTAAGAAATGA
- a CDS encoding addiction module protein, translated as MEINKRIHEIDSGAVKCIPWEEIRDRLYRNANVCR; from the coding sequence ATCGAGATAAACAAAAGAATCCATGAAATCGATTCAGGCGCCGTCAAATGCATTCCCTGGGAAGAGATCAGAGACCGACTTTACCGGAACGCGAATGTATGCCGTTGA
- a CDS encoding type II toxin-antitoxin system HicB family antitoxin, which produces MKKYLIVVEETETGFSAFSPDLDGCIATGKTREDVENAMKDAIQFHLEGLKEDGFHAPPPRSYPAYCEVFA; this is translated from the coding sequence ATGAAAAAATACTTAATAGTTGTTGAGGAAACGGAAACAGGATTCTCAGCTTTTTCTCCGGACTTGGATGGTTGTATTGCAACAGGAAAAACGCGTGAAGATGTCGAGAATGCCATGAAAGATGCAATACAATTTCACCTTGAAGGACTGAAGGAAGACGGCTTTCATGCACCTCCTCCTCGTTCTTACCCTGCGTATTGTGAAGTATTCGCCTGA
- a CDS encoding phenylacetate--CoA ligase family protein yields the protein MFEPELEGMGREELEQLQLERLQSTLTRVSRNVPFYRKKFDELGLDPYDFTSLDDVRELPLTTRQDLRDNAPYGLFAVPLREVVRLQTSSGFSGGTTVFGYTLSDIRKWSKLTARVLAAGGAGKEDVVHVAHSYGLSTMAFGMHYGTETLGATVVPVSSGNARRQVGIILDYRATALACIPSYALFLADLMDEMGVNRNALPLRWGMFGGEVWSEDTRRTIQERLNITATDNYGVSEVMGPGVAGECLERRGMHVQEDHFLAEIIDPQTLQPVPAGQVGELVLTTLTREALPMIRFRTGDLTRLIPDPCPCGRTFTRMERIQGRSDDMLIIQGINIYPERIKAILAETHHVQPNHLIVVDRHGGLDTARLLVEADMVEPDQIKTQQRFIDLTRQQLAMELGLVFDVQLVERQTIAELEAGEGRVVDRRNP from the coding sequence ATGTTTGAGCCGGAACTGGAGGGCATGGGGCGGGAGGAACTTGAGCAGCTTCAGTTGGAGCGGTTGCAGTCCACGTTGACCAGGGTTTCGCGTAACGTTCCGTTCTATCGCAAGAAGTTCGATGAACTTGGCCTGGACCCGTATGATTTTACCTCCCTGGACGATGTCCGCGAACTGCCCCTGACTACGCGCCAGGATTTGCGTGACAACGCGCCCTACGGCCTGTTTGCCGTGCCCTTGCGCGAGGTGGTGCGCCTGCAGACGTCCTCCGGTTTTTCCGGTGGAACCACGGTCTTCGGCTATACACTCAGCGACATTCGGAAATGGTCGAAGCTCACGGCCCGAGTCCTGGCCGCGGGCGGGGCTGGCAAGGAGGACGTGGTTCACGTGGCCCATTCCTACGGCCTGTCCACCATGGCCTTTGGCATGCACTACGGCACGGAGACCCTGGGAGCCACGGTGGTGCCGGTCTCCAGTGGCAACGCCCGTCGGCAGGTGGGCATCATTCTGGACTACCGGGCCACGGCCCTGGCCTGCATTCCCAGTTACGCCCTTTTTCTGGCCGACCTGATGGACGAGATGGGCGTGAACCGCAACGCCCTGCCCCTGCGCTGGGGCATGTTTGGCGGGGAGGTCTGGTCCGAGGACACGCGCCGAACCATCCAGGAGCGCCTGAACATTACGGCCACGGACAACTACGGCGTCAGCGAGGTCATGGGGCCGGGCGTGGCCGGGGAGTGCCTGGAGCGGCGGGGCATGCACGTCCAGGAAGATCATTTCCTGGCCGAAATCATCGACCCGCAAACCCTTCAGCCGGTTCCGGCGGGGCAGGTGGGCGAGCTGGTGCTGACCACCCTGACCAGGGAAGCCCTGCCCATGATCCGCTTCCGCACCGGGGATCTGACCCGGCTGATCCCGGACCCGTGCCCTTGCGGGCGGACCTTCACGCGCATGGAGCGCATCCAGGGCCGCAGCGATGACATGCTGATCATCCAGGGGATCAACATCTATCCGGAGCGGATCAAGGCCATTCTGGCGGAGACGCACCATGTCCAGCCCAACCATTTGATCGTGGTGGATCGCCACGGCGGACTGGACACGGCCAGGCTCCTGGTGGAGGCGGACATGGTCGAGCCGGATCAGATCAAGACCCAGCAACGCTTCATCGATCTGACCCGGCAGCAGTTGGCCATGGAGCTGGGGCTGGTCTTCGATGTGCAGCTGGTGGAGCGCCAAACCATCGCCGAGTTGGAAGCCGGCGAGGGGCGGGTGGTGGATCGGCGGAATCCGTAG